A region of Clostridium acetobutylicum ATCC 824 DNA encodes the following proteins:
- a CDS encoding DEAD/DEAH box helicase encodes MENKKFSDLKLNSSVLKAIDDMGFEEPSKIQAEAIPVVIDGYDMIGQAQTGTGKTVAFGAPIISKIKDIDEKEGVQAIILTPTRELAIQITDELTRLSKYARVRVLPIYGGQSIERQMRAIKRGVDVIVATPGRIMDHIKRKTVKLDKVKFLVLDEADEMLDMGFIDDIEGIIKNISGDRQTMLFSATMPAPIKKLASNYMKKEVKHIAIIKNSLTVERIQQFYFEVKNKDKFEALCRIIDVEEPETTIIFCRTKRGVDELVESMQFRGYNVEGMHGDMSQNQRINTLKKFKENNIDFLVATDVAARGIDVHNVSHVINYDIPQDMESYVHRIGRTGRANAEGIAYSLVTPREYVMIKQIEKFTKSKIRRKEIPTIDDIFETKYNTLTDKITKNIEKDDFKKYIPFVQKLDDEFNLVDVSAALVKMIFDKEMGFDYSDDDKLKSDESVRLFFSAGRKDKLTVKKLLEFIDNASGVEGNEIGDIDILDKFTFVDVPERLRDVIIRTCDGKKLNGRKVNIEVAKSKKKSK; translated from the coding sequence ATGGAAAACAAAAAATTTAGTGATTTAAAATTGAACAGTAGTGTTCTAAAAGCAATAGATGACATGGGGTTTGAGGAGCCATCGAAAATACAAGCAGAAGCTATTCCAGTTGTTATAGATGGATATGATATGATAGGTCAGGCTCAAACAGGAACGGGAAAGACTGTTGCATTCGGAGCACCAATAATAAGTAAAATAAAAGACATTGATGAAAAAGAGGGCGTACAGGCAATTATATTAACTCCTACAAGAGAACTTGCCATTCAAATAACTGATGAATTAACAAGATTGTCTAAATATGCAAGAGTAAGGGTACTACCAATATACGGTGGACAGTCAATAGAAAGACAAATGAGAGCCATTAAAAGAGGAGTAGATGTTATAGTTGCAACTCCTGGAAGAATAATGGATCATATAAAAAGAAAAACAGTAAAATTAGATAAAGTTAAGTTTTTGGTTTTAGATGAAGCGGACGAAATGCTTGATATGGGATTTATAGATGATATAGAAGGCATAATAAAGAATATAAGCGGTGATAGGCAAACAATGCTTTTCTCAGCTACAATGCCAGCACCTATAAAGAAGTTAGCATCTAATTATATGAAAAAAGAAGTTAAACATATAGCGATAATAAAAAATTCTTTAACAGTAGAAAGAATACAACAATTTTATTTTGAAGTAAAGAATAAAGATAAATTTGAAGCTCTATGTAGGATAATAGATGTAGAAGAACCTGAAACAACCATTATATTCTGTAGAACTAAGAGAGGTGTAGATGAACTAGTTGAATCTATGCAATTTAGAGGATACAATGTTGAGGGTATGCATGGAGATATGAGCCAAAATCAAAGAATAAATACACTTAAAAAGTTTAAAGAAAATAATATTGACTTTTTAGTTGCGACAGATGTAGCAGCTAGAGGAATAGATGTTCATAATGTATCTCATGTAATAAACTATGATATACCTCAAGATATGGAATCATACGTTCATAGAATAGGAAGAACTGGAAGAGCAAATGCAGAAGGTATAGCTTATTCATTAGTAACTCCAAGAGAGTATGTAATGATTAAACAAATTGAAAAATTTACAAAGAGCAAAATAAGAAGAAAAGAAATACCTACAATAGATGATATTTTTGAAACTAAATACAATACTTTGACAGATAAAATAACAAAAAATATCGAAAAAGATGATTTTAAAAAGTATATCCCATTTGTACAAAAGCTTGATGATGAATTTAATTTAGTAGATGTATCAGCAGCTTTAGTAAAAATGATTTTTGATAAGGAAATGGGCTTTGATTATTCTGATGACGATAAGCTTAAGAGTGATGAAAGTGTTAGATTATTCTTTAGTGCAGGAAGAAAAGATAAACTAACAGTTAAAAAACTTCTTGAGTTTATAGATAATGCATCAGGTGTTGAAGGAAATGAGATAGGAGATATTGATATCCTTGATAAATTTACATTTGTTGATGTTCCAGAGAGACTAAGAGATGTTATAATAAGAACCTGTGATGGTAAGAAATTAAATGGAAGAAAAGTAAATATAGAAGTAGCAAAGTCTAAAAAGAAATCTAAATAA